The Syntrophotalea acetylenivorans genome contains the following window.
CCAGGTGCCGATCAGGCCGTGTAGCGGCCAGACGCCGAGGACGTCGTCAATGCGCAGCTTCTCCTGCTCCCAGTGAAAGCCGTAAACGAAAATCAGGGCGCCGATGCCGCCCATGAGAAAGGCTGCCAAAGGGTGGACCAGGTCGGAGCCGGCACAGATCGCAATGAGGCCGGCCAAGGCACCGTTGTGCACAAAACCGGGGTCGTTGCGACCGGCAATGAGGGCAAACAGCACCCCGCCGACCATGGCCATCAGCGAGTTCACTGCAACCAGGCCGGAGATGCCACTCAGCTGTTGGGAGCTCATGACGTTGAAGCCGAACCAGCCTACGGCCAGAATCCAGCTGCCAAGGGCCAGAAAGGGAATGTTGCTGACCGGTATGGCCTGGCTCTTGCCGTTCCGATAGCGACCACGACGGGCGCCAAGGGCAATAACGGCTGGTAGTGCCAGCCAGCCGCCCATGGAGTGAACCACCACACTGCCGGCAAAGTCGTGAAAAGGGGCGCCGCAATATTTTTTGAACAGATCTTGAAGCAAGCCGCTGTGCTGGCCCCAGATCAACGATTCAAAAATGGGGTAGGTCAGGCCGACAAAGATGGCGCCAGCCAGAACCTGGGGCCAGAAACGAGCTCGTTCGGCGATGCCTCCGGAGATAATAGCGGGAATGCAGGCGGCAAAGCAGAGCAGGAAGAAGAAGCGCACCAGCTCATAGCCCTGGTTCCCACCCATCAGGCTGTTCGCGTTGTGGAAGAAATGGGTGCCGTAGGCAAGGGGGTATCCGACCAGGAAATAACAGACCGTCGAAACGGACCAGTCGGTGAGAATCTTGGTGAATGCATTGACCTGGCTCTTTTGGGTGACGGTCCCGACCTCCAGAAAAGCAAAGCCCGCGTGCATGGCAAAGACCATGACCGCTCCGAGCATGAGAAACAGAACGTCGCCGCCGTTAAGCAGCCCCTGTACAGTAGCCTCCATGAACAATCCTCCTCGATTTTAAAGTCAATTCGGCCTCTTTGCCGAAAAATTATTCAAAAGGTCTTTTCAATGGCCGTGCCAAGAATAAAAAACAGGCAAAATCAATAGGATAGCTATGGGGCATGGTGGGAGAAAGGGAAAAGCGCCCACTATTTACTCAAGGCTGATAATAAAAGCGGCATGGGCTCATGTATGTCCTGTAACTATTCGGAAAATAACCGAAACCATTTTTATGCTTGAGTGCTTGAGGGTACTGTGCAGAAAGTTTACGGGCGGGGGATGCTTAAAATAATGGCAGGCAAGAATTGGGCTTTAGCGACTTGCTCATGAATTGTATGCCGGCGCTGCATAAATGGTCACCTGTAATTGTTTTGTCTGGGGAGTTGTTACGATAAAGGCCGCTCCCTGTCTCGGAAGCGGCCTCTGTAGAGCTTTTTGGGTTGGATAGGGAATTAGGGTCAGGCGTCCTTATTGCCTTTAAGTTTTGGCAGGGCCTTGAAGTATTCCCGGTTGAGCATAGAGATGAATTTGACGCTGATGCCTTTGGGGCAGGCCGCCTCGCATTCGTAATGGTTGCTGCAGTTGCCGAAGCCCTGGTCGAGCATGGTTTCGGTCATGGCGCAGACCCG
Protein-coding sequences here:
- a CDS encoding ammonium transporter translates to MEATVQGLLNGGDVLFLMLGAVMVFAMHAGFAFLEVGTVTQKSQVNAFTKILTDWSVSTVCYFLVGYPLAYGTHFFHNANSLMGGNQGYELVRFFFLLCFAACIPAIISGGIAERARFWPQVLAGAIFVGLTYPIFESLIWGQHSGLLQDLFKKYCGAPFHDFAGSVVVHSMGGWLALPAVIALGARRGRYRNGKSQAIPVSNIPFLALGSWILAVGWFGFNVMSSQQLSGISGLVAVNSLMAMVGGVLFALIAGRNDPGFVHNGALAGLIAICAGSDLVHPLAAFLMGGIGALIFVYGFHWEQEKLRIDDVLGVWPLHGLIGTWGGIAAGIFGLPLFGGMGGVSFSAQLTGSLLAVVYALITGTVVYGLIRLTIGFRLSEDDEFKGPDLAIHNIHAYPEEQVK